From a single Georhizobium profundi genomic region:
- a CDS encoding phosphatase PAP2 family protein, producing the protein MRNLSLALALLVFILATLEFLANVHAVDRILLFGLPDPFGAIEGEGRIASLAWSFTALGSPEIVASFAAAMLAYAVLARHFSAAIFLIVGIAGGAVAGYVAKAAFAWLRPHHLPGSYSMLHTSFPSGHALLAALLFGSIAVFAIRATPYRLPKICALGAAIGLTVLVGLSRIYLRTHWPSDVIAGWAFAYLWLSLATAVSFGALSSASTAVFRSRSNAVAEGDDPPLRH; encoded by the coding sequence TTGCGAAACTTATCCCTGGCGCTTGCGCTTCTCGTGTTCATCCTCGCGACGCTGGAATTTCTGGCGAACGTCCACGCGGTCGACCGCATCCTTCTCTTCGGCCTGCCCGATCCCTTCGGCGCCATTGAGGGAGAGGGCAGGATCGCATCCCTCGCCTGGAGCTTCACGGCACTCGGCAGTCCGGAAATCGTCGCGAGCTTCGCAGCCGCCATGCTCGCCTATGCAGTGCTGGCGCGCCATTTTTCGGCCGCCATCTTTCTGATCGTCGGCATCGCCGGAGGCGCTGTTGCCGGCTATGTCGCCAAGGCCGCTTTCGCCTGGCTGCGCCCGCACCATCTGCCCGGCTCCTATTCCATGCTGCATACGAGCTTTCCCTCGGGGCACGCGCTGCTTGCGGCGCTGCTCTTCGGCTCGATCGCGGTGTTTGCGATTCGCGCCACGCCCTACCGACTGCCCAAAATCTGCGCTCTGGGCGCAGCGATCGGTCTGACGGTTCTGGTGGGACTAAGCCGCATCTATCTTCGAACGCATTGGCCGAGCGACGTGATTGCGGGCTGGGCCTTCGCCTATCTCTGGCTGTCTCTCGCGACTGCGGTGAGCTTCGGAGCGCTGTCATCGGCTTCAACCGCCGTCTTCCGCTCTCGGTCGAACGCCGTTGCCGAGGGTGACGATCCGCCGTTGCGCCATTAA
- a CDS encoding ArsJ-associated glyceraldehyde-3-phosphate dehydrogenase, producing the protein MTRIALNGLGRIGKLVLRDLIDTGAGGDIVLVNDAMGDAAQHALLMEFDSVHGRWNVPIAHDDDHLILDGKRIRLTREKTIEALPLAELGIDLVIDCTGVFKTAAKVEPYRSAGAKKVVVSAPVKDGGALNLVYGINHDLYDKDQHWLVTAASCTTNCLAPVVKVIHEAIGIRHGSITTIHDVTNTQTIVDRPAKDMRRARSALMNLIPTTTGSATAITLIYPELKGRLNGHAVRVPLLNASLTDCVFEVERPTTVEEVNALFKAAADGPLNGILGFESRPLVSCDYTNDRRSGVIDGPSTMVVNGTQVKIYAWYDNEWGYACRLADIVRMMAGSM; encoded by the coding sequence ATGACCCGCATCGCATTGAACGGCCTCGGCCGCATCGGCAAACTCGTCCTGCGGGATCTGATCGACACTGGCGCCGGTGGTGACATCGTTCTCGTCAACGACGCCATGGGCGACGCTGCGCAGCACGCGCTTCTCATGGAGTTCGACAGTGTCCATGGACGCTGGAACGTGCCGATCGCGCATGATGACGACCATCTCATCCTGGACGGCAAGCGGATACGGCTGACCCGGGAAAAGACGATCGAGGCGCTGCCGCTCGCCGAACTCGGCATCGATCTCGTGATCGACTGCACCGGCGTCTTCAAGACGGCGGCGAAGGTCGAGCCCTATCGTTCGGCTGGCGCAAAGAAGGTCGTCGTATCCGCGCCGGTGAAGGATGGCGGTGCGCTGAACCTCGTCTACGGCATCAACCACGATCTCTACGACAAGGATCAACACTGGCTGGTGACGGCCGCGAGTTGCACGACGAATTGTCTGGCCCCGGTCGTGAAGGTCATCCACGAGGCGATCGGCATTCGCCACGGCTCGATCACCACGATCCATGACGTGACAAACACCCAGACGATCGTCGATCGGCCGGCAAAGGACATGCGCCGCGCACGGTCAGCCCTGATGAACCTGATCCCCACAACGACGGGCAGCGCAACCGCGATCACACTGATCTACCCGGAACTCAAGGGACGCCTGAACGGGCATGCGGTGCGGGTGCCGCTTCTCAACGCATCGCTGACGGACTGTGTCTTCGAGGTCGAGCGTCCGACGACGGTGGAGGAGGTGAACGCCCTGTTCAAGGCCGCCGCCGACGGGCCGCTCAACGGCATCCTCGGTTTCGAAAGCCGACCTCTGGTCAGCTGCGACTACACCAATGATCGCCGCTCCGGCGTGATCGATGGCCCTTCCACGATGGTCGTGAACGGCACGCAGGTGAAGATCTATGCCTGGTACGACAATGAGTGGGGTTATGCCTGCCGACTGGCGGATATCGTCCGGATGATGGCAGGCTCGATGTGA
- the arsJ gene encoding organoarsenical effux MFS transporter ArsJ, with the protein MRAYVAVTASYWAFMLSDGALRMLVLLHFNGLGFTPIQLAWLFLLYEVAGIVTNLYAGWLAARFGLASTLYAGLTLQILALVVLTQLDPAWGVAASVAFVMAVQGVSGVAKDLSKMSSKSAVKLLAPQGDGTLFRWVALLTGSKNAVKGLGFFLGAALLALAGFEAAIWAMAAILLVILIAVALFLPPGLPAKDKSAKFGAWRSSDPRVNRLSLARMFLFAARDVWFVVGVPIYFQAVLSNGTDEGRRWAFFVIGGFLAAWIILYGFVQAAAPRILKAATLSEAEVARKAVWWAGCLVPIPLVLAASAWLSGEPAPWLTVFLIGGLFAFGYVFAINSAVHSYLILAFGDATRITRDVGFYYMANAAGRLLGTLLSGLSYQAGGLPLCLATAGAMAFLSWLAARRLVNEPPAISPVSLPQ; encoded by the coding sequence ATGCGTGCCTATGTTGCCGTCACGGCGTCCTACTGGGCATTCATGCTCTCGGACGGCGCGCTGCGCATGCTGGTGCTATTGCACTTCAACGGCCTCGGCTTCACGCCGATTCAATTGGCGTGGCTCTTCCTGCTCTACGAAGTCGCGGGGATCGTCACCAATCTCTATGCCGGGTGGCTTGCCGCGCGCTTCGGCCTCGCGTCGACGCTCTACGCCGGGCTTACGCTGCAGATCCTGGCGCTCGTCGTTCTAACACAGCTGGATCCCGCCTGGGGCGTTGCCGCCTCCGTGGCATTCGTCATGGCCGTGCAGGGCGTGTCAGGCGTCGCCAAGGACCTGTCGAAAATGTCGTCCAAATCCGCGGTCAAGCTGCTCGCGCCCCAAGGCGACGGCACGTTGTTCCGCTGGGTCGCGCTTTTGACGGGCTCCAAGAACGCCGTCAAAGGGCTCGGCTTCTTCCTTGGCGCGGCACTGCTCGCACTCGCCGGGTTCGAAGCCGCAATCTGGGCGATGGCCGCGATCCTGCTCGTCATCCTCATCGCCGTCGCTCTCTTTCTACCGCCCGGCCTGCCGGCAAAGGACAAGAGCGCCAAATTCGGGGCCTGGCGTTCGTCCGACCCGCGCGTCAATAGGCTGTCGCTTGCCCGCATGTTCCTGTTCGCCGCGCGCGATGTCTGGTTCGTGGTCGGCGTGCCGATCTATTTCCAGGCCGTGTTGTCCAATGGGACCGACGAAGGCCGGCGCTGGGCCTTCTTTGTGATCGGTGGGTTCCTTGCTGCCTGGATCATCCTTTATGGATTCGTGCAGGCGGCAGCCCCGCGCATTCTCAAGGCCGCAACACTTTCGGAGGCAGAGGTCGCCCGCAAGGCCGTCTGGTGGGCCGGGTGCCTCGTGCCGATCCCTCTCGTCCTCGCCGCCAGCGCCTGGCTATCAGGCGAGCCTGCCCCTTGGCTCACCGTCTTCCTGATCGGCGGTCTGTTCGCGTTCGGCTACGTGTTCGCGATCAATTCCGCGGTGCATTCCTATCTGATCCTCGCCTTCGGTGACGCCACGCGCATCACGCGTGACGTCGGCTTCTACTATATGGCGAATGCCGCGGGCAGGCTTCTCGGAACGCTGCTCTCCGGCCTGAGCTATCAGGCCGGCGGATTGCCGCTTTGCCTCGCCACGGCCGGCGCCATGGCTTTCTTGAGCTGGCTGGCTGCGCGCCGGCTGGTGAATGAGCCGCCGGCCATCTCTCCCGTGAGTTTGCCCCAGTGA
- a CDS encoding RidA family protein, whose translation MTVREPVYPAGRHQLYDAHGYSPAIKSGDFLFVSGQVGSRDDGSPEPDYQAQVRLAFKNLKATLAAAGATFDDVVDVTSFHTDPETQFEPFLALKFEAFPEKPYPNWTAIGVNWLAGFDFEIKVIARIPAAA comes from the coding sequence ATGACTGTTCGTGAACCCGTTTATCCCGCCGGCCGTCACCAGCTTTACGACGCGCACGGCTATTCGCCCGCCATCAAGTCCGGCGACTTCCTGTTCGTTTCGGGTCAAGTGGGCAGCCGGGACGATGGCTCGCCCGAGCCTGATTACCAAGCCCAGGTTCGGTTGGCGTTCAAGAACCTGAAGGCGACGCTGGCAGCGGCGGGCGCAACCTTCGACGACGTCGTCGACGTGACGAGCTTCCACACCGATCCCGAAACCCAGTTCGAGCCTTTTCTCGCGCTGAAGTTCGAGGCCTTTCCGGAAAAGCCCTATCCGAACTGGACGGCGATCGGTGTGAACTGGCTCGCCGGGTTCGACTTCGAAATCAAGGTCATTGCCCGCATTCCGGCAGCGGCCTGA
- a CDS encoding TetR/AcrR family transcriptional regulator, whose protein sequence is MTGKSRAAMMEETRAKLISAGRKAFAEKGFADASMDDLTADAGLTRGALYHNFGDKKGLLAAVVAQVDGEMAAKARQAASGAEDTWAALEAEGAAYIELALDPEIQRIVLLDGPAVLGDPSAWPSQNACLAETRRALLALAEEGRLKPVDIEAAARLLNGAALNAALYVAASTDPKKILPRTVEAFKALARGFLAT, encoded by the coding sequence ATGACGGGGAAAAGCCGCGCCGCGATGATGGAAGAGACCCGTGCCAAGCTGATTTCGGCCGGCCGCAAGGCCTTTGCCGAAAAGGGATTTGCCGATGCGTCGATGGACGATCTGACGGCGGATGCCGGGCTTACGCGCGGCGCGCTCTATCATAATTTCGGGGATAAGAAGGGCCTGTTGGCCGCGGTGGTGGCGCAGGTCGACGGCGAGATGGCGGCGAAGGCAAGACAGGCCGCGTCCGGTGCCGAGGATACCTGGGCTGCCCTGGAGGCCGAAGGAGCTGCCTATATCGAGCTTGCGCTCGATCCCGAAATCCAACGCATCGTGCTGCTCGACGGCCCAGCGGTTCTCGGCGACCCGTCGGCGTGGCCAAGCCAGAATGCCTGCCTTGCAGAAACCCGGCGGGCGCTGCTCGCGCTGGCCGAGGAGGGCCGGCTCAAACCCGTGGACATCGAAGCCGCGGCACGATTGCTGAACGGCGCGGCCTTGAACGCGGCTCTCTACGTCGCCGCCAGCACCGATCCCAAAAAGATCCTGCCCCGCACCGTCGAAGCCTTCAAGGCACTGGCGCGGGGTTTTCTGGCTACGTAG
- the bla gene encoding class A beta-lactamase yields MTPRSIVLQTTIAAFTMGLLFAGAANAQDADARLQEVVSTIEENLDARVGIVVRDSGSDWQWAHREDERFLMNSTFKSVLCGAVLQRAEMGELALTETLEIEASDILDYAPVAETRVGESMTIGELCLATLDMSDNTAANLLISRLGGPQEVTAFMRSLGDSVTRLDRLEPEMNSFAEGDPRDTTTPAAMAASWETMLLGDGLSPASQAQLIEWMSIGGVTGALLRASTPEDWLVADKSGSGNRTRNLVAMVTPPDETPYVVSIYLSGTTADFQARNAAVTEIGAAIVELIEAR; encoded by the coding sequence ATGACGCCACGTTCGATTGTCTTACAGACAACCATTGCCGCCTTCACCATGGGCTTGTTGTTTGCCGGGGCGGCCAATGCCCAAGATGCCGATGCGCGGCTTCAGGAGGTCGTCTCGACGATCGAGGAAAACTTGGATGCCCGCGTCGGAATCGTGGTGCGTGACAGCGGCTCGGACTGGCAGTGGGCGCACCGGGAAGACGAGCGGTTCCTGATGAACAGCACCTTCAAATCCGTGCTGTGCGGCGCGGTCCTTCAGCGCGCCGAGATGGGAGAGCTGGCACTCACGGAGACACTCGAGATTGAGGCGTCGGACATTCTTGACTATGCGCCCGTGGCGGAGACCCGTGTCGGAGAAAGCATGACGATCGGAGAGCTGTGCCTGGCGACGCTCGACATGAGCGACAACACGGCCGCCAATCTGCTGATCAGTCGACTCGGCGGGCCACAGGAGGTCACTGCCTTCATGCGCAGCCTCGGCGACAGCGTCACCCGGCTTGACCGCTTGGAGCCGGAGATGAACTCCTTTGCCGAAGGAGATCCACGGGACACCACGACACCCGCTGCCATGGCGGCGAGCTGGGAAACGATGCTGCTCGGCGACGGCTTGTCCCCTGCGTCACAAGCACAACTGATCGAATGGATGAGCATCGGGGGTGTGACGGGCGCGCTGCTGCGCGCAAGCACGCCCGAGGATTGGCTGGTGGCAGACAAGTCCGGCAGCGGCAACCGGACGCGCAATCTCGTGGCCATGGTCACGCCACCCGATGAAACGCCCTATGTGGTCTCGATCTATCTCTCCGGCACGACGGCTGACTTTCAGGCCCGCAATGCTGCCGTGACGGAGATCGGTGCAGCAATCGTCGAGCTGATCGAAGCGCGCTGA
- a CDS encoding LysR family transcriptional regulator codes for MYRHDIPLNALRVFEVAMRQGSFTRAAIELRVTQAAVSHQIARLEDMLGTTLFRRTSLGLLPTEEASALFPVLEHGFDTMARALDRVRGKHHIEVLQMGVVTTFALGWLMPRIGHFNEAHPEIDLRISTNNNRVEITREGLDMAIRFGAGSWTGLEAEPLLAAPMTPLCAPDVAKRLRVPDDLTRETLLRSYRKDEWEQWFEAAGIACAPLNGPVLDSSIALAELAADGFGVALLPSAMFNRQIATGRLVRPYDVAVSAGSYYLTRPVGKAVTPAMASFAAWLRSELSDASDA; via the coding sequence ATGTATCGTCACGACATTCCGCTCAACGCCTTGCGTGTGTTCGAAGTCGCGATGCGGCAAGGGAGCTTCACGCGTGCCGCCATCGAACTGCGTGTGACGCAGGCGGCCGTCAGCCATCAGATCGCGCGGCTGGAGGACATGCTCGGCACGACGCTCTTTCGCCGCACATCGCTCGGGCTCTTACCGACGGAAGAAGCCTCGGCGCTGTTTCCCGTTCTTGAGCACGGGTTCGATACCATGGCGCGCGCGCTCGATCGCGTGCGGGGCAAGCACCACATCGAGGTGCTGCAGATGGGTGTGGTCACGACATTCGCGCTGGGCTGGCTGATGCCGCGGATCGGGCATTTCAACGAGGCGCATCCGGAGATCGATCTGCGCATCTCGACCAACAACAACCGCGTGGAGATCACGCGCGAAGGCCTCGACATGGCCATTCGCTTCGGCGCCGGATCATGGACCGGACTGGAGGCGGAGCCGCTGCTTGCCGCGCCGATGACGCCGCTCTGTGCACCCGATGTTGCAAAGCGCCTGCGTGTTCCGGACGACCTTACCCGGGAGACGCTGCTGCGCAGCTATCGCAAGGACGAGTGGGAGCAGTGGTTCGAGGCAGCCGGCATAGCCTGCGCGCCGCTCAACGGCCCGGTGCTCGACTCCTCGATTGCCCTTGCCGAGCTGGCAGCTGATGGTTTCGGCGTGGCGCTGCTGCCCTCCGCCATGTTCAACCGACAGATTGCAACCGGTCGTCTCGTGCGGCCATACGATGTGGCGGTTTCAGCGGGCTCCTATTATCTCACGCGCCCGGTGGGGAAGGCGGTGACACCTGCGATGGCCAGTTTCGCCGCATGGCTGCGATCGGAGCTTTCCGATGCAAGCGACGCCTAA
- a CDS encoding glutathione S-transferase — protein sequence MASYELLYWSVPFRGQFVRAILAHAGVEWTEWDEPAIAELMDANVVDMPVPFMGPPVLIDSESGFAVSQMPAIVFYLGEKLDLLPKTPELRALTMKVVNDANDVIDELTLNGGQAMWTEERWQDFIPRLCKWMTFWEVLGTKHGLTADDGYLLGGSAPGIADIVTATLWTTIADRFDRIEKMLAETAPHTLALSRRVSSHPALVKLNQQTRSAYGDDYAGGQIGASMASVLTSRNG from the coding sequence GTGGCCTCCTATGAGCTTCTGTATTGGTCGGTGCCGTTTCGCGGCCAGTTCGTGCGCGCGATCCTTGCCCATGCCGGCGTGGAATGGACCGAGTGGGATGAACCCGCGATCGCGGAACTGATGGACGCCAATGTCGTCGACATGCCGGTCCCCTTCATGGGCCCTCCGGTTCTCATCGACAGCGAAAGTGGCTTCGCGGTCTCCCAGATGCCCGCGATCGTGTTCTATCTCGGCGAGAAACTGGATCTTCTGCCAAAGACGCCGGAGTTGCGCGCCTTGACCATGAAAGTGGTCAACGACGCCAATGACGTGATCGACGAGCTGACGCTCAATGGCGGCCAGGCCATGTGGACCGAAGAGCGGTGGCAGGATTTCATCCCCCGCTTGTGCAAATGGATGACGTTCTGGGAAGTGCTGGGCACAAAGCACGGCCTGACGGCCGATGACGGATATCTGCTTGGCGGGTCCGCTCCGGGGATCGCCGACATCGTCACGGCAACGCTCTGGACCACGATCGCCGATCGCTTCGACCGGATCGAGAAGATGCTGGCGGAGACGGCGCCGCACACCTTGGCCTTGTCGCGCAGGGTGTCATCCCACCCGGCACTGGTGAAACTCAACCAGCAAACCCGGAGCGCCTATGGCGACGATTATGCAGGCGGCCAAATCGGGGCCTCCATGGCGTCGGTCCTCACGTCCAGGAATGGATGA
- the uxaC gene encoding glucuronate isomerase yields the protein MALHPDRLFPTDAATRGIARALYETVADLPIVSPHGHTDPRWWATNEAFSDPATLFVTPDHYVTRMLVSQGVSFEALGIGQGAETDPRAIWRTFASNFHLFAGTPSKLWIEHALENVFGFSERLQSETADAAYERIQSVLQEDRFRPHGLYDRFNIEVIATTDGALDDLQWHRQIRESAWHGRVVPTYRPDAVTDPDQPGFADNLAKLAEVSGMSTGTWAGYLDAHRARRAVFRELGATATDHGHATPRTADMPQNEAASLYDRARTGRLGTGEAELFRAQMLTEMARMSAEDGMVMQLHCGSHRNHSRSVLADYGRDRGFDIPVPVSFTEALKPMLDAVGLEPQLRVILFTLDETTYTRELAPLAGAWPSLVLGPPWWFHDSFEGIRRYRQQVTETAGFYNTAGFNDDTRAITSIQARHDVARRTDCAFLAELVTSHRMEEDEAFAIAQDLAAGLARKAYRLG from the coding sequence ATGGCGCTTCATCCCGACCGATTGTTTCCGACCGACGCGGCCACGCGCGGCATCGCCCGTGCGCTCTACGAGACGGTCGCCGACCTGCCGATCGTCTCTCCGCACGGTCACACCGACCCGCGCTGGTGGGCGACGAACGAAGCATTCAGCGATCCGGCGACGCTGTTTGTCACGCCGGACCATTACGTCACCCGCATGCTCGTCAGCCAAGGCGTCTCGTTCGAGGCGCTCGGCATCGGGCAGGGGGCCGAAACCGATCCGCGCGCCATCTGGCGTACCTTCGCATCGAACTTCCATCTCTTCGCCGGCACGCCCTCCAAGCTTTGGATCGAGCATGCTTTGGAGAACGTCTTCGGGTTCTCGGAGCGACTTCAATCGGAAACCGCCGATGCCGCCTATGAGCGTATTCAGTCCGTGTTGCAGGAGGATCGCTTCCGGCCTCACGGGCTCTACGACCGCTTCAACATCGAGGTCATCGCAACGACCGATGGTGCCCTGGACGATCTGCAATGGCACCGACAGATCCGCGAGTCTGCGTGGCACGGGCGCGTCGTGCCGACCTATCGCCCCGATGCGGTGACGGACCCCGACCAGCCCGGCTTCGCGGATAACCTGGCAAAGCTGGCAGAAGTCTCGGGCATGTCGACCGGGACATGGGCCGGTTATCTCGACGCACACCGTGCGCGCCGGGCTGTCTTCCGGGAACTGGGCGCCACGGCGACGGACCACGGACATGCAACGCCGCGCACCGCCGACATGCCGCAGAACGAAGCCGCAAGCCTTTACGACCGTGCCCGCACCGGACGCCTGGGCACGGGCGAGGCGGAACTCTTCCGTGCGCAGATGCTGACCGAGATGGCGCGCATGTCTGCCGAAGACGGCATGGTCATGCAGCTCCATTGCGGCTCGCACCGCAACCACTCCCGCTCCGTTCTTGCCGACTATGGGCGTGACCGCGGTTTCGATATCCCGGTTCCTGTCAGCTTCACCGAAGCGCTGAAGCCGATGCTCGATGCGGTGGGTCTGGAGCCTCAGCTACGGGTGATCCTCTTCACTCTGGACGAGACGACCTACACGCGAGAACTCGCACCGCTTGCCGGTGCGTGGCCGTCACTCGTGCTCGGCCCGCCCTGGTGGTTCCACGACAGCTTCGAAGGCATCCGTCGCTATCGTCAGCAGGTCACCGAGACGGCGGGCTTCTACAACACGGCCGGTTTCAACGACGACACACGCGCCATCACCTCGATCCAGGCACGCCACGATGTCGCGCGACGGACCGACTGCGCCTTCTTGGCCGAACTGGTCACGTCGCACCGCATGGAGGAAGACGAGGCCTTTGCGATCGCGCAGGATCTCGCGGCGGGTTTGGCAAGGAAGGCATATCGGTTAGGCTGA
- a CDS encoding TRAP transporter large permease, producing the protein MISALILAAALGLIILGMPVAFAIGIAGSSYFLLPSVFLPESTAVQRIVAASQSFPLLAVPLFILLGNLMNSAGITPRLVALATTVAGWMRGGLAQSTLILSALMGGISGSAVADAAMQARILGNPMIQQGYSRGFTAAILSVGGLITATLPPSLGLILYGYLGEVSIGRLFIAGVVPGVLLTIVLMATTWMVAVKRDYQPINDRYPTLREVGQEFRKSFWAVMFPIWLLVGIRFGYFTPSEAGAFAVAYALIVGFFIHRQMTIAGCIDAMMKSINDIGMIMLIILFSGTFGYVITFERVPQSIAEVALTTLSDPTVLLFVIAGFLLVLGMLVEATVLVMLLTPILVPVVTAAGVDPVHFGLVMMTLVTFGGMTPPFGVSMFAVCGILNCSYKDYSIELIPLALAVLLLVAIMILFPEIVLFLPNWLM; encoded by the coding sequence ATGATCTCCGCTCTGATCCTCGCGGCTGCTCTTGGCCTGATCATCCTCGGCATGCCCGTCGCCTTTGCGATCGGCATTGCCGGCTCCAGCTATTTCCTTCTGCCCTCGGTCTTTCTGCCGGAAAGCACGGCAGTCCAGCGCATCGTGGCCGCAAGCCAGTCCTTCCCGCTTCTGGCGGTGCCACTTTTCATCTTGCTCGGCAATCTGATGAACAGCGCGGGCATCACGCCGCGGCTCGTCGCGCTGGCGACAACAGTTGCCGGCTGGATGCGCGGCGGGCTCGCGCAGTCGACGCTCATCCTCTCCGCGCTGATGGGCGGCATTTCGGGTTCGGCAGTCGCCGATGCCGCCATGCAGGCGCGCATCCTTGGAAACCCGATGATCCAGCAGGGCTACAGCCGCGGGTTCACCGCTGCCATCCTGTCCGTCGGCGGCCTCATCACCGCGACGCTGCCGCCAAGCCTCGGGCTTATCCTCTACGGCTATCTTGGGGAAGTCTCGATCGGCCGTCTGTTCATCGCCGGCGTCGTGCCTGGCGTCTTGCTGACCATCGTGCTGATGGCCACGACTTGGATGGTGGCCGTGAAGCGTGACTACCAGCCGATCAACGATCGTTACCCGACGCTGCGCGAAGTGGGCCAGGAATTCCGCAAGAGCTTCTGGGCGGTCATGTTTCCCATCTGGCTCCTCGTCGGCATCCGTTTCGGCTATTTCACGCCGTCGGAAGCGGGCGCTTTCGCCGTCGCCTATGCGCTGATCGTCGGCTTTTTCATTCACCGACAGATGACGATCGCCGGCTGCATCGACGCCATGATGAAGAGCATCAACGATATCGGCATGATCATGCTGATCATCCTCTTCTCCGGTACCTTCGGCTACGTCATCACCTTCGAGCGCGTGCCGCAGTCGATCGCCGAAGTGGCTTTGACGACGCTCTCGGACCCGACGGTGCTTCTCTTTGTCATCGCCGGCTTCCTGCTCGTCCTCGGCATGCTGGTGGAAGCGACGGTTCTCGTCATGCTGCTGACCCCGATCCTCGTTCCGGTCGTCACGGCCGCAGGCGTGGACCCCGTGCATTTCGGACTGGTGATGATGACGCTCGTCACCTTCGGCGGAATGACGCCGCCCTTCGGCGTGTCCATGTTCGCGGTCTGCGGGATCTTGAACTGTTCCTACAAGGACTATTCGATCGAACTCATTCCGCTCGCGCTTGCGGTCCTCCTGCTCGTCGCGATCATGATCCTGTTTCCAGAGATCGTCCTGTTCCTCCCCAACTGGCTGATGTAA
- a CDS encoding TRAP transporter small permease → MSVFWKIYDRIELVLALALLAATVLAVLLTAIGRSIGTPITSGPQFAQLFLIWTCMVGADLTAKHGEHIRVSALPDILPVPLRRWVAGFNLLLMLVFLGFVAKLGFDLSVGNWQRTLGASGLSYGLVTLALPVGSALLAISFIRRFWAKGLIASYEPTQEAKEGVL, encoded by the coding sequence ATGTCCGTATTCTGGAAGATCTATGACCGCATCGAGCTCGTGCTCGCGCTCGCGCTGCTTGCCGCGACGGTTCTGGCCGTTTTGCTAACGGCCATCGGTCGGTCGATCGGCACGCCGATCACGTCCGGTCCGCAATTCGCACAGCTCTTTCTGATCTGGACATGCATGGTCGGCGCCGATCTGACGGCCAAGCATGGCGAACACATCCGCGTTTCCGCACTCCCCGATATCTTGCCGGTGCCGCTACGCCGTTGGGTTGCTGGCTTCAACCTGCTGCTGATGCTCGTCTTCCTGGGTTTCGTCGCCAAGCTCGGTTTCGATCTCTCAGTTGGTAACTGGCAGCGCACGCTTGGTGCCTCCGGGCTGAGTTACGGCCTCGTCACGCTCGCCCTGCCCGTCGGCTCGGCTCTCTTAGCCATTTCGTTCATTCGTCGATTCTGGGCCAAGGGGCTCATTGCGTCATACGAGCCCACTCAAGAGGCCAAGGAAGGCGTCCTATGA